The following proteins are co-located in the Labrys monachus genome:
- a CDS encoding serine hydrolase — protein MVELTRLAVLERRLRTLAASANAQWGIYVRFLDNGEEIAIEADRKMDTMSLIKVPILVALMRRVDRGEVSLDQPITLEEDHKRLGTGVLRLFGAGATFRLRDALWLMEVVSDNTATDICLEAAGGVAAVNAAMAELGIDGIEMTGTALDWFRALGGSMDPELARMPPGEFARRGYPALGAAGTADARARYHFEVGQPFSLATPRALGELLARIHARTCASEASCALMLEILAGQQLRSFIPRFVWGAGIAHKTGNFEPFIASDIAIATPWRGPPVVMCFLTGRFNGQKNVLEDCLGRMAELVVLEAETR, from the coding sequence ATGGTCGAATTGACGCGCCTTGCCGTGCTCGAACGGCGCCTGAGGACACTCGCCGCCAGCGCCAACGCCCAATGGGGCATCTATGTGCGCTTCCTCGACAATGGCGAGGAGATCGCCATCGAGGCCGACCGCAAGATGGACACGATGAGCCTGATCAAGGTGCCCATCCTGGTCGCGCTGATGCGGCGCGTCGATCGCGGCGAGGTCAGCCTCGACCAGCCGATCACGCTGGAGGAGGACCACAAGCGGCTCGGCACCGGCGTGCTGCGCCTGTTCGGCGCCGGCGCGACCTTCCGCCTGCGCGACGCCCTGTGGCTGATGGAGGTGGTGAGCGACAACACCGCCACCGACATCTGCCTGGAGGCGGCCGGCGGCGTCGCGGCCGTCAACGCCGCCATGGCAGAGCTCGGCATCGACGGCATCGAGATGACCGGCACCGCCCTGGACTGGTTCCGGGCGCTCGGCGGCAGCATGGATCCCGAACTCGCCCGGATGCCGCCGGGCGAATTCGCGCGCCGCGGCTATCCCGCCCTGGGCGCCGCCGGAACCGCCGATGCCCGCGCGCGCTACCACTTCGAGGTCGGCCAGCCCTTTTCACTGGCGACGCCGCGGGCCCTCGGCGAACTCCTCGCGCGCATCCACGCCCGGACATGCGCGTCGGAGGCCTCCTGCGCCCTGATGCTCGAAATCCTGGCCGGGCAGCAATTGCGCAGCTTCATCCCGCGCTTCGTCTGGGGCGCGGGCATCGCCCACAAGACCGGCAATTTCGAGCCTTTCATCGCCTCGGATATCGCGATCGCGACGCCGTGGCGCGGCCCGCCCGTGGTGATGTGCTTCCTCACCGGCCGGTTCAACGGGCAGAAGAACGTGCTGGAGGACTGCCTCGGCCGCATGGCCGAACTCGTGGTGCTGGAGGCCGAGACGCGCTAG
- a CDS encoding DHA2 family efflux MFS transporter permease subunit, whose product MPPLPSPASSKQLLPWLVAVAFFMESLDTTILNTAVPTISQALAVAPLSMKSVLASYTLSLAVFIPISGWMADRFGTRQVFASAIGLFTLGSLLCGIASNIHLLVACRILQGCGGAMMVPVGRLTLVRTFAKAELIRAMSFVAIPGLVGPMLGPLVGGLIVDYLHWRFIFFVNLPIGIAGLVLVYLHLPDYREPNVKPLDVVGLILFGSGVALLSYVLEIFGDHTLGLGEILGLLALSLALIGGYGLHAARMAFPLLQLALFRIRTFGTAVSGSFFTRLGIGGVPFLLPLLYQVGLGFSPVQSGLLIMPQALAAMSTKFLVPRVLRRFGYRAVLISNTIVLGLLLMLFAAVGPATPLWAIVLLAFSYGAFTSLQYTSMNTLVYADIDDEKTSNASSIASTVQQMSISFGVAAAGLTTAFFVPDSLRSNPAVMIEGIHDAFLTLGALTILSTIVFHRLKSGDGNKVSQQKDLHLG is encoded by the coding sequence GCTCGACACGACGATCCTGAACACGGCCGTGCCGACCATCTCGCAGGCGCTTGCGGTCGCTCCGCTCAGCATGAAGTCGGTGCTGGCCAGCTACACCCTCAGCCTCGCCGTCTTCATCCCGATCAGCGGCTGGATGGCCGACCGTTTCGGCACGCGGCAGGTGTTCGCCTCGGCGATCGGCCTCTTCACCCTCGGTTCCCTGCTCTGCGGCATCGCGAGCAACATCCATCTCCTGGTCGCCTGCCGCATCCTGCAGGGGTGCGGCGGCGCCATGATGGTCCCGGTCGGACGCCTCACGCTGGTGCGGACCTTCGCCAAGGCCGAACTCATCCGCGCCATGAGCTTCGTCGCGATCCCCGGCCTGGTCGGCCCGATGCTGGGGCCCCTGGTGGGCGGGCTGATCGTCGACTACCTGCATTGGCGCTTCATCTTCTTCGTGAACCTGCCCATCGGCATCGCCGGCCTCGTCCTCGTCTATCTGCACCTGCCCGACTATCGCGAGCCGAACGTCAAGCCGCTCGACGTCGTCGGCCTCATCCTCTTCGGTTCCGGTGTCGCCCTGTTGTCCTATGTGCTGGAGATCTTCGGCGATCATACGCTGGGGCTCGGCGAAATCCTGGGCCTGCTCGCTTTGTCGCTGGCGCTGATCGGGGGCTATGGGCTGCATGCGGCGCGAATGGCCTTCCCGCTGCTGCAACTGGCGCTGTTTCGCATCCGCACCTTCGGCACGGCCGTCAGCGGCAGCTTCTTCACCCGCCTCGGCATCGGCGGCGTGCCGTTTCTCCTGCCGCTGCTCTACCAGGTCGGCCTCGGCTTCTCGCCCGTCCAGTCCGGCCTGCTGATCATGCCGCAGGCGCTCGCGGCCATGAGCACGAAGTTCCTCGTGCCGCGTGTCCTCAGGCGGTTCGGCTACCGCGCCGTGCTGATCTCCAATACCATCGTCCTCGGCCTGTTGCTGATGCTGTTCGCGGCGGTCGGGCCCGCCACGCCGCTCTGGGCCATCGTGCTGCTGGCGTTCTCCTACGGGGCGTTCACCTCGCTGCAATATACGAGCATGAACACCCTGGTCTATGCCGACATCGACGATGAGAAGACCAGCAATGCGAGTTCCATCGCCAGCACGGTGCAGCAGATGTCCATCAGCTTCGGCGTCGCCGCGGCGGGACTGACCACGGCGTTCTTCGTTCCGGACAGCCTTCGCTCCAACCCCGCCGTGATGATCGAGGGCATCCACGACGCCTTTCTCACGCTCGGCGCGCTCACCATCCTCTCCACGATCGTGTTTCATCGCCTGAAGAGCGGGGACGGCAACAAGGTCAGCCAGCAGAAGGATCTCCATCTCGGCTGA